In the Adlercreutzia equolifaciens DSM 19450 genome, one interval contains:
- a CDS encoding F0F1 ATP synthase subunit epsilon, with translation MASMGCIVALPDKALFQGEITYANIPGTDGYFGVLPGHELTVSLNREGGVVTLTIGENEKREFLVMGGATSVLDDKVTVLARFGTAVEDIDAEAVRAEAAECKSAIAELEQKNDPQDQATLMTHQKKLEWCEAQLAHVGQAA, from the coding sequence CTGTTCCAGGGCGAGATCACCTATGCCAACATCCCGGGCACCGACGGCTACTTCGGCGTGCTGCCCGGGCATGAGCTGACGGTGTCGCTGAACCGCGAGGGCGGTGTTGTGACGCTGACCATCGGCGAGAACGAGAAGCGCGAGTTCCTCGTGATGGGCGGCGCCACCTCCGTGCTCGACGACAAGGTGACGGTGCTGGCCCGCTTCGGTACGGCCGTTGAGGACATCGACGCCGAGGCCGTGCGCGCCGAGGCCGCCGAGTGCAAGAGCGCCATCGCCGAGCTGGAGCAGAAGAACGATCCCCAGGATCAGGCGACGCTGATGACCCATCAGAAGAAGCTCGAGTGGTGCGAGGCCCAGCTTGCGCACGTAGGCCAGGCCGCGTAA
- a CDS encoding type II toxin-antitoxin system VapC family toxin encodes MAQVELLLDTNVVVDYLNEREPFYEKARLLMIGGRVGEFELWISSSQMTDLVYILSNGGRTSEMDVVMGQLRGLRTFVNVFAASEREVDLMLAASWHDPEDYLLHEIALALRADALITRNQPDFPQGLVPVMNCDEFFQWMRDTHGLDYGEIEF; translated from the coding sequence ATGGCCCAAGTCGAGCTACTTCTCGACACCAACGTGGTTGTGGACTACCTGAATGAACGCGAGCCGTTCTACGAGAAGGCGCGCTTGCTGATGATCGGCGGCCGGGTGGGGGAGTTCGAGCTGTGGATCTCCTCGTCTCAGATGACCGACCTCGTGTACATCCTTTCCAACGGAGGACGAACGAGCGAGATGGATGTCGTCATGGGGCAACTGCGGGGCTTGCGCACCTTCGTCAACGTGTTTGCAGCGAGCGAGAGGGAAGTCGACCTGATGCTCGCCGCCTCGTGGCACGACCCAGAGGACTACCTCCTTCACGAAATCGCCCTGGCGCTTAGGGCCGATGCCCTCATCACACGTAACCAGCCCGATTTCCCCCAGGGCCTCGTTCCCGTCATGAACTGCGACGAGTTCTTCCAATGGATGCGAGATACGCACGGCCTCGACTACGGCGAGATCGAGTTCTGA
- a CDS encoding aldo/keto reductase: METAGKLAPLGFGFMRLPLKDADDPTSIDIDKCCELVDIFMDAGFTYFDSARGYHGGKSEWALRKALVERYPRDSFTIATKLPAWLAENAEHARAMFDKSLRECGIDYFDYYLLHNLGESLTPGFEEYGLWDFCAEKKAEGKIKKFGFSIHDNAEELEKVLDAHPEVDFVQLQINYIDWESPIIQSRRCYEVCQERGLPVVIMEPVKGGTLVKLPDPVADILRAAEPGAPLASWALRFAGSLPNVIAVLSGMNTPEMVAENAAIMRDGVPLTPAEYEVIEAARDALAALPGVPCTDCRYCVKGCPEGVHINTIMQSLNIYDQMGDAYRAQENYNWNTGDGKASACIQCGACESVCPQHIEIVSQLERAVKLFE; this comes from the coding sequence ATGGAGACTGCAGGGAAGTTGGCGCCGCTCGGGTTCGGGTTCATGCGGCTGCCGCTTAAGGACGCGGACGATCCGACGTCCATCGACATCGACAAGTGCTGCGAGCTGGTGGACATCTTCATGGATGCCGGCTTCACCTACTTCGACTCGGCGCGCGGCTATCACGGCGGCAAGTCCGAGTGGGCGTTGAGGAAGGCGCTGGTCGAGCGCTATCCGCGCGACTCGTTCACCATCGCCACCAAGCTGCCGGCCTGGCTGGCCGAAAACGCGGAGCACGCGCGGGCCATGTTCGACAAGTCGTTGCGCGAGTGCGGCATCGATTACTTTGATTACTACCTGCTGCACAACCTGGGCGAGTCGCTCACGCCGGGGTTCGAGGAGTACGGCCTGTGGGACTTTTGCGCCGAGAAGAAGGCCGAGGGCAAGATCAAGAAGTTCGGCTTCTCCATCCACGACAACGCCGAGGAGCTCGAGAAGGTGCTCGACGCCCATCCCGAGGTGGATTTCGTCCAGCTGCAGATCAACTACATCGATTGGGAGAGCCCCATCATCCAGTCGCGCCGCTGCTACGAGGTGTGCCAAGAGCGCGGGCTGCCCGTGGTCATCATGGAGCCGGTGAAGGGCGGCACGCTCGTGAAGCTGCCCGATCCGGTGGCCGACATCCTGCGCGCGGCCGAGCCGGGCGCGCCTTTGGCCTCCTGGGCGCTGCGCTTCGCCGGATCGCTTCCGAACGTGATCGCCGTGCTCTCGGGCATGAACACGCCCGAGATGGTGGCCGAGAACGCCGCCATCATGCGCGACGGCGTGCCCCTGACGCCGGCCGAGTACGAGGTGATCGAGGCGGCGCGCGACGCCCTGGCCGCGTTGCCGGGCGTTCCGTGCACCGATTGCCGCTACTGCGTGAAGGGCTGTCCCGAAGGCGTGCACATCAACACCATCATGCAGTCGCTCAACATCTACGACCAGATGGGCGATGCCTACCGCGCCCAGGAGAACTACAACTGGAACACCGGCGACGGCAAGGCGAGCGCCTGCATCCAGTGCGGCGCGTGCGAGAGCGTCTGCCCCCAGCATATCGAAATCGTGAGCCAGCTTGAGCGCGCGGTGAAGCTGTTCGAGTAG
- the ychF gene encoding redox-regulated ATPase YchF: MALSIGIVGLPNVGKSTLFTAMTNKGGLAANYPFATIEPNVGIVPVPDDRLQALAEIDHPAKIVPATVEFVDIAGLVAGASHGEGLGNQFLANIRETDAIAEVVRFFGDPDVTHVAGKVDPQSDVDTIKTELILADIATVEKAIPRLEKEAKRDKSGAAKLEAARKVLAGLNEGHRARTLGLTEDEVAAIYELHLLTMKPMLYIANVDEDAVDAELPEIDGCTPVPISAKVEADIAELAEMDPDEAKEYMEALGLTDSGLARLIREAYHLLGLQSYFTSGETETRAWTIPVGAKAPQAAGVIHSDFERGFIKAETASFEDYVALGGEKGCRDAGKLRQEGKDYVVQDGDVMHFKFNV, from the coding sequence ATGGCTCTCTCAATCGGTATCGTGGGGCTTCCGAACGTCGGCAAGTCCACGCTGTTCACGGCGATGACCAACAAGGGCGGTCTGGCCGCCAACTACCCGTTCGCCACCATCGAGCCCAACGTGGGCATCGTGCCGGTGCCCGACGACCGCCTGCAGGCGCTGGCCGAAATCGACCATCCGGCGAAGATCGTGCCCGCCACGGTGGAGTTCGTGGACATCGCCGGTTTGGTGGCCGGAGCGAGCCATGGGGAGGGCCTGGGCAACCAGTTCCTCGCGAACATCCGCGAGACCGATGCCATCGCCGAGGTGGTGCGCTTCTTCGGCGATCCGGACGTGACCCACGTGGCCGGCAAGGTGGATCCGCAGTCGGACGTGGACACTATCAAGACCGAGCTCATTCTGGCCGACATCGCCACGGTGGAGAAGGCCATCCCGCGTCTGGAAAAGGAGGCCAAGCGCGATAAATCTGGCGCGGCGAAGCTGGAGGCGGCGCGCAAGGTGCTCGCCGGCCTGAACGAGGGCCATCGCGCCCGCACGCTGGGGCTGACCGAGGACGAGGTCGCGGCCATCTACGAGCTGCACCTGCTCACCATGAAGCCGATGCTCTACATCGCGAACGTGGACGAGGACGCCGTGGACGCCGAGCTGCCCGAGATCGACGGCTGCACCCCGGTGCCGATTTCGGCGAAGGTGGAGGCCGACATCGCCGAGCTGGCCGAGATGGATCCGGACGAGGCCAAGGAGTACATGGAAGCGCTGGGGCTCACCGACAGCGGCCTGGCGCGCCTCATCCGCGAGGCCTATCACCTGCTCGGCCTGCAGAGCTACTTCACGAGCGGCGAGACCGAGACCCGCGCCTGGACCATCCCGGTGGGCGCGAAGGCCCCCCAGGCCGCCGGCGTCATCCACAGCGATTTCGAGCGCGGCTTCATCAAGGCCGAGACGGCCTCCTTCGAGGACTACGTGGCCTTGGGCGGCGAGAAGGGCTGCCGCGATGCGGGCAAACTCCGCCAAGAGGGCAAGGACTACGTCGTCCAAGACGGCGACGTCATGCACTTCAAATTCAACGTGTAG
- the truA gene encoding tRNA pseudouridine(38-40) synthase TruA: MEISRPSLEERAAECARELTFSATVAYDGAPFAGFAKQPGQLTVQGELEQALSLLFRRPVDVVCAGRTDAGVHARGQVVSFDIDECELRGRTPYNLRRSLNALTCEGIVVRAVEERPRGFSARFDAQWREYKYFLATGDTPPVFTDRTAWYVGPNLDIAAMERGATHLIGEHDFKSFCMAASAVGKPTCRNVEEISIASEEILGEPHRVITVRGNAFLHSMVRTIVGTLVMVGRGQRDPDWVAEVLAARDRQAAGENAPARGLIFWSVGY; the protein is encoded by the coding sequence ATGGAAATCTCGCGACCGAGCTTGGAAGAGCGGGCGGCCGAGTGCGCGCGGGAGCTCACGTTCTCGGCGACGGTGGCTTATGACGGGGCGCCGTTTGCGGGGTTCGCTAAGCAGCCGGGGCAGCTCACCGTGCAAGGGGAGCTGGAGCAGGCGCTGTCGTTGTTGTTCCGCCGGCCGGTGGACGTGGTCTGCGCCGGGCGCACCGATGCCGGCGTGCACGCCCGCGGGCAGGTGGTCTCCTTCGACATCGACGAGTGCGAGCTGCGCGGGCGCACGCCCTATAACCTGCGGCGCTCGCTGAACGCGCTCACCTGCGAGGGCATCGTGGTTCGCGCGGTGGAGGAGCGGCCGCGGGGCTTCTCGGCCCGCTTCGACGCCCAGTGGCGCGAGTACAAGTACTTCCTCGCCACGGGGGATACGCCGCCGGTGTTCACCGATCGCACCGCCTGGTATGTGGGTCCGAACTTGGACATCGCCGCCATGGAACGGGGCGCCACGCACCTCATCGGCGAGCACGACTTCAAGAGCTTTTGCATGGCCGCTTCGGCCGTCGGCAAGCCGACCTGCCGCAATGTGGAGGAGATCTCCATTGCCTCCGAGGAGATTCTGGGCGAGCCGCACCGCGTCATCACCGTGCGCGGCAACGCCTTCCTCCATTCCATGGTGCGCACCATCGTGGGCACGCTGGTCATGGTGGGCCGCGGCCAGCGCGACCCCGACTGGGTCGCCGAGGTCCTCGCCGCCCGCGACCGCCAAGCCGCCGGCGAAAACGCCCCCGCCCGCGGCCTCATCTTCTGGTCGGTAGGGTACTAA
- a CDS encoding Fic family protein, producing MTDELLKSAYEGLVATWRALNKGHRSQLLDRFKVSYSFNSGNIENPEITYHDTAEIFDENGVSNFTGDVRTIYEINNLKNAWIWLEDALASDAALDEELVLSAHLVLTRGTYDDARWAKGERPGTFKKGDYRVADDVGAAPEEVPGLVKALAAEVQEALLSESAEKNALTIAAYLHAQLVDIHPFADGNGRTARLLMNYVLLKLNGAPCTISADDRLAYFGALDAFHQEGELVPFIDFCRIQTLKTWEQLL from the coding sequence ATGACCGACGAACTTCTGAAATCGGCCTACGAGGGTCTTGTGGCCACGTGGCGTGCGTTGAACAAGGGACATCGCTCGCAGCTGCTCGATCGGTTCAAGGTCTCCTATTCCTTCAATTCCGGCAACATCGAGAACCCCGAGATCACTTACCACGATACCGCCGAGATATTCGATGAAAACGGCGTGTCGAACTTCACGGGGGATGTGCGGACCATCTACGAGATCAACAACCTCAAGAACGCCTGGATCTGGCTCGAGGATGCACTTGCAAGTGATGCGGCTCTCGACGAGGAACTTGTCCTGTCGGCGCACCTCGTTCTCACGCGCGGCACCTACGATGACGCCCGTTGGGCCAAGGGCGAGCGGCCGGGAACGTTCAAGAAGGGCGACTATCGCGTCGCCGATGACGTGGGAGCCGCGCCTGAGGAGGTTCCCGGGCTTGTTAAAGCATTGGCAGCCGAGGTTCAGGAGGCCCTGCTCTCTGAAAGCGCCGAGAAAAATGCTCTGACCATCGCCGCATACCTTCATGCGCAGCTGGTCGATATCCATCCCTTTGCCGATGGCAACGGACGCACGGCGAGGCTGCTCATGAACTACGTCCTCCTGAAGCTGAACGGCGCTCCCTGCACCATCAGCGCTGACGACCGCCTGGCCTATTTCGGCGCCCTGGACGCCTTCCATCAGGAGGGCGAGCTCGTCCCCTTCATCGACTTCTGCCGTATTCAGACCCTGAAGACCTGGGAGCAATTGCTGTAG
- the dnaE gene encoding DNA polymerase III subunit alpha, with amino-acid sequence MAFVHLHNHTEYSLLDGLTHIKDMVRRAAELDMPAVAVTDHGVMSGMVELSDACDAVEKETGKRVKPIFGCEVYFTPDESLRKDVKPKLYHLLLLAKNNEGYHNLLKLVSESHVDNFYYKPRTTFSMLQKYGHGIIGSSACIAGVIPKLLDERRFDDAVEWARKFASCFDEGDFYIELQNQGIRTDAGFTQTELNHELTRVAKAAGLKTIATNDFHYLLKEDAEAQDIMLCIGTGSTVNQTNRMKFENDQFYMKTEEEMREAMKDFPEACDNTVEVAAKCDVTLEREPILPKFPLPEGETEESWFRKRVQEGLEKRYGTPVPEREQKQADYEMGIIIQQGFPAYFLIVQEYIEWARSQGIGVGPGRGSAAGAIVAYAMGITDLDPMPNGLMFERFLSPERVEMPDIDVDFEQGRREEVINHIKDVYGEDHVSQVITFGTLQAKNAVRDSARVLDYPYGVGDRICKMIGDELGITIDKALDTNPDLKKAYDTEEDVKRIIDAAKSIEGHVRGEGVHACATIICRDPMSDHVPMKRDTKGGGIITQYDGHYTPDLGLLKMDFLGLRTLDVLSIACRNIEERTGTKIVPEEIPTDDEKAFRLMQSGNMDGLFQVEGALYVSLFKRLPPKQFSDVVASIALNRPGPLESGMVEDYIKAAKSPAAVHYYDDRLRPILEETHGTMVYQEQIMQISMAMSGFSAGKSDKLRKAMGKKKLDIMRQLQADWDEGAVANGYPLEIAQQIWADAEKFAKYAFNKSHSAAYAILVMRTAYLKAHYPNDFMAAVLTSYMGNTDRLIRYIASCNKNGTPVLPPDINASRAEFTPVEGGIRFGLVGVRGVGKNVADEIIAEREANGPFTSLHDFVNRLDAKCYNRKTLEALIKGGAFDSTGYTRKQLMYFVEETPLLEGAAKRQKDRDAGQVSMFDMFADDADSGFQEDVPAPDGVEWDKRTKLAYEKEIMKIYVSEHPLAPFEGTLRRMSRYDMGMLSEQTKEIKNGVFVGMISNVATKLTKRGTKMATFTLEDTTGSIECICFKYDDFAEVIQEDVIAKIKGKFESGDRGNQIMAFELEALELNEEDARPSHLELRVPSCSFDQNRSAHLSRILNSYPGRDGVVLFVQQADGRRFRAELPVSVDAQSTVLKAEIRDLFGPEAMIA; translated from the coding sequence ATGGCATTTGTCCATTTGCACAACCATACGGAATACTCGCTGCTCGACGGGCTCACCCATATCAAGGACATGGTGCGCCGCGCCGCCGAGCTGGACATGCCGGCGGTGGCCGTCACCGACCACGGCGTCATGTCCGGCATGGTGGAGCTCTCCGACGCCTGCGACGCCGTCGAGAAGGAGACGGGCAAGCGCGTGAAGCCCATCTTCGGCTGCGAGGTGTACTTCACCCCCGACGAGTCGCTGCGCAAGGACGTGAAGCCGAAGCTGTATCACCTGCTGCTTCTGGCGAAAAACAACGAGGGCTACCACAACCTGCTGAAGCTCGTCAGCGAGTCCCACGTGGACAACTTCTACTACAAGCCGCGCACCACCTTCTCCATGCTGCAGAAGTACGGCCACGGTATCATCGGCTCGTCGGCCTGCATCGCCGGCGTCATTCCGAAGCTGCTCGACGAGCGCCGTTTCGACGACGCCGTGGAATGGGCCCGTAAGTTCGCCAGCTGCTTCGACGAGGGCGACTTCTACATCGAGCTGCAGAACCAGGGCATCCGCACCGACGCCGGCTTCACCCAGACCGAGCTGAACCACGAGCTCACCCGCGTGGCGAAGGCCGCGGGCTTAAAGACCATCGCCACCAACGACTTCCACTACCTGCTGAAGGAAGACGCCGAGGCCCAGGACATCATGCTGTGCATCGGCACCGGTTCCACGGTCAACCAGACGAACCGCATGAAGTTCGAGAACGACCAGTTCTACATGAAGACCGAAGAGGAAATGCGCGAGGCCATGAAGGACTTCCCCGAGGCCTGCGACAACACCGTGGAAGTGGCGGCGAAGTGCGACGTCACGTTAGAGCGCGAGCCCATCCTGCCGAAGTTTCCCCTGCCCGAGGGCGAAACCGAGGAGTCGTGGTTCCGCAAGCGCGTGCAGGAGGGCCTGGAGAAGCGCTACGGCACCCCGGTGCCCGAGCGCGAGCAGAAGCAGGCCGACTACGAGATGGGCATCATCATCCAGCAGGGCTTCCCGGCCTATTTCCTCATCGTGCAGGAGTACATCGAATGGGCGCGCAGCCAGGGCATCGGCGTGGGCCCGGGCCGCGGCTCGGCCGCCGGCGCCATCGTGGCCTACGCCATGGGCATCACCGACCTTGACCCTATGCCCAACGGCCTCATGTTCGAGCGATTCCTCTCGCCCGAGCGCGTGGAGATGCCCGATATCGACGTCGACTTCGAGCAGGGCCGCCGCGAAGAGGTCATCAACCACATCAAGGACGTCTACGGCGAGGATCACGTCTCCCAGGTGATCACCTTCGGCACGCTGCAGGCCAAGAACGCCGTGCGCGACTCGGCCCGCGTGCTGGACTACCCCTACGGCGTGGGCGACCGCATCTGCAAGATGATCGGCGACGAGCTGGGCATCACCATCGACAAGGCGCTGGACACGAACCCCGACCTGAAGAAGGCCTACGACACCGAAGAGGACGTCAAGCGCATCATCGACGCCGCGAAGTCCATCGAGGGCCACGTGCGCGGCGAGGGCGTGCACGCCTGCGCCACCATTATCTGCCGCGACCCCATGAGCGATCACGTGCCCATGAAACGCGACACCAAGGGCGGCGGCATCATCACGCAGTACGACGGCCATTACACGCCGGACCTGGGCCTGTTGAAGATGGACTTTCTGGGTCTGCGCACCTTGGACGTGCTTTCCATCGCCTGCCGCAACATCGAGGAGCGCACCGGCACGAAGATCGTGCCCGAGGAGATTCCCACCGACGACGAGAAAGCCTTCCGCCTCATGCAGTCCGGCAACATGGACGGCCTGTTCCAGGTGGAGGGCGCCCTGTACGTGAGCCTGTTCAAGCGCCTGCCCCCCAAGCAGTTCTCCGACGTCGTCGCCTCCATCGCCCTGAACCGCCCGGGCCCGCTGGAGTCCGGCATGGTGGAGGACTACATCAAGGCGGCGAAGAGCCCGGCCGCCGTGCACTACTACGACGACCGCCTGCGCCCCATTCTGGAAGAGACCCACGGCACCATGGTCTACCAAGAGCAGATCATGCAGATCTCCATGGCCATGTCCGGCTTCTCCGCCGGCAAGTCCGACAAGCTGCGCAAGGCCATGGGCAAGAAGAAGCTCGACATCATGCGCCAGCTGCAGGCCGACTGGGACGAAGGCGCCGTGGCCAACGGCTATCCGCTCGAGATCGCCCAGCAGATCTGGGCCGACGCCGAGAAGTTCGCGAAGTACGCCTTCAACAAGTCGCACTCGGCGGCCTACGCCATCCTCGTGATGCGCACGGCCTACCTGAAGGCGCACTACCCGAACGACTTCATGGCCGCCGTGCTCACCAGCTACATGGGCAACACCGACCGTCTCATCCGCTACATCGCCAGCTGCAACAAGAACGGCACGCCGGTGCTGCCGCCGGACATCAACGCCTCCCGCGCCGAGTTCACCCCGGTCGAGGGCGGCATCCGCTTCGGTTTGGTGGGCGTGCGCGGCGTGGGCAAGAACGTCGCCGACGAGATCATCGCCGAGCGCGAGGCCAACGGTCCGTTCACCTCGCTGCACGATTTCGTGAACCGACTCGACGCGAAGTGCTACAACCGCAAGACGCTCGAAGCCCTCATCAAGGGCGGTGCCTTCGACTCCACCGGCTACACCCGCAAGCAGCTCATGTACTTCGTGGAAGAAACGCCGCTTCTGGAAGGCGCGGCCAAGCGCCAGAAGGATCGCGATGCCGGTCAGGTGTCCATGTTCGACATGTTCGCCGACGACGCCGACTCCGGCTTCCAGGAGGACGTGCCCGCCCCCGACGGCGTGGAGTGGGACAAGCGCACCAAGCTCGCCTACGAGAAGGAGATCATGAAGATCTACGTGAGCGAGCACCCGCTGGCCCCCTTCGAGGGCACGCTGCGCCGTATGTCCCGCTACGACATGGGCATGCTCTCCGAACAGACCAAGGAGATCAAGAACGGCGTGTTCGTGGGCATGATCTCGAATGTGGCGACGAAGCTCACGAAGCGCGGCACGAAGATGGCCACGTTCACCCTGGAGGACACCACCGGCTCCATCGAGTGCATCTGCTTCAAGTACGACGACTTTGCCGAGGTCATCCAGGAGGACGTCATCGCGAAGATCAAGGGCAAGTTCGAGAGCGGTGACCGCGGTAACCAGATCATGGCCTTCGAGCTGGAGGCGCTGGAGCTTAACGAGGAAGATGCGCGGCCGAGCCACTTGGAGCTGCGGGTGCCCTCGTGCTCCTTCGACCAGAACCGCTCGGCGCACCTGAGTCGCATCCTGAACTCGTACCCGGGTCGCGACGGCGTGGTGCTCTTCGTGCAGCAGGCCGACGGCCGCCGTTTCCGCGCCGAGCTGCCAGTGTCGGTAGATGCCCAGTCCACGGTGCTGAAGGCCGAGATCCGCGACCTCTTCGGGCCAGAAGCGATGATTGCCTAA
- a CDS encoding sodium-dependent transporter: MAGEIKKQRASWSGKWAFILAAAASAVGLGNMWRFPYLAAKYGGGTFLLTYVVLVFTFGVSLLLLETALGRKTGQSAIGAFKAFGKKYAFIGILASAVPFIITPYYCIIGGWVTKYTAAYLVNGPEALADGGDFFTGFITSNAESYIWMLVFMAIVFVIVGLGVKGGIEKANLFMMPALIIMAVAIAIYTLTMPGAVEGALYYLTPDFSKFSPELVIGALGQMFYSLSLAMGIMITYGSYMRKQDSLTSSVVRIGGFDLGVSFIAGLLIVSAAFVAMGSGDAVAAKAGPSLMFVTLPTVFVDMGGMATFIGFLFFLLVLFAALTSAISLVETLVSIVHDGLQCTRAKALGIVIAFVVIAGAIINAGYNGLSFIEPLGAGSSILDFADFISNSVLMPIVALLTCVFVGWIVKPKTIIDEVRISSKFSAAGAWTIMIKYIAPVLVIIILVAYVAAQFGFFSM, from the coding sequence ATGGCAGGAGAGATTAAGAAGCAGCGCGCTTCCTGGTCGGGGAAGTGGGCGTTCATTTTGGCCGCGGCCGCCTCGGCGGTGGGCCTGGGGAACATGTGGCGCTTCCCCTATCTGGCGGCGAAGTACGGCGGGGGCACCTTCCTGCTCACCTATGTGGTGCTCGTGTTCACGTTCGGCGTGTCGCTTTTGCTGCTGGAGACGGCGCTCGGCCGCAAGACGGGGCAGTCCGCTATCGGCGCCTTCAAGGCCTTCGGCAAGAAGTACGCCTTCATCGGCATTTTGGCTTCGGCGGTGCCCTTCATCATCACACCCTACTACTGCATCATCGGCGGCTGGGTGACGAAGTACACGGCGGCCTACCTGGTGAACGGACCGGAGGCCTTAGCCGACGGCGGCGACTTCTTCACCGGCTTCATCACCTCCAACGCCGAGAGCTACATCTGGATGCTCGTGTTCATGGCCATCGTGTTCGTCATCGTGGGCCTGGGCGTGAAGGGCGGCATCGAGAAGGCGAACCTGTTCATGATGCCGGCGCTCATCATCATGGCCGTCGCCATCGCCATCTACACGCTCACCATGCCGGGCGCTGTGGAGGGCGCGCTGTACTACCTCACGCCGGACTTCAGCAAGTTCTCGCCGGAGCTCGTGATCGGCGCGTTGGGGCAGATGTTCTACAGCCTGTCGCTGGCCATGGGCATCATGATCACCTACGGCTCCTACATGCGCAAGCAGGACAGCCTCACCTCCTCGGTCGTGCGCATCGGCGGCTTCGATCTGGGCGTGTCCTTCATCGCCGGCCTGCTCATCGTGTCCGCGGCCTTCGTGGCCATGGGCTCCGGCGACGCGGTGGCCGCCAAGGCGGGCCCCTCGCTCATGTTCGTGACGCTGCCGACGGTGTTCGTCGACATGGGCGGCATGGCCACCTTCATCGGCTTCTTGTTCTTCCTGCTGGTGCTGTTCGCCGCGCTGACGAGCGCCATCTCGCTCGTGGAGACGCTCGTCTCCATCGTGCACGACGGCCTTCAGTGCACGCGCGCCAAGGCCCTCGGCATCGTTATCGCCTTCGTGGTCATCGCCGGCGCCATCATCAACGCGGGCTACAACGGGCTGTCGTTCATCGAGCCGCTCGGGGCCGGTTCCTCGATCCTCGATTTCGCGGACTTCATCTCCAACTCGGTGCTCATGCCCATCGTGGCCCTGCTCACCTGCGTGTTCGTCGGCTGGATCGTGAAGCCCAAGACCATCATCGACGAGGTGCGCATCTCCTCGAAGTTCTCGGCCGCCGGTGCTTGGACGATCATGATCAAGTACATCGCCCCGGTGTTGGTGATTATCATTCTGGTCGCCTACGTCGCGGCTCAGTTCGGCTTCTTTTCCATGTGA
- a CDS encoding Fic family protein, whose amino-acid sequence MADLLEEYRRQRRLKLEGNIYHKTQVELAYNSNHIEGSRLTEEQTRQIFETRTVDGHARLADIQDATNHFRLFDAMLDTAEEPLSPELLLSFQEVLKQGTEQAASDPIFAPGVFKALPNEVGGLVTTLPEEVPGQLASLIGRYEGGPRAFEDIVDLHYRFERIHPFQDGNGRIGRMVLFKECLRNGVLPFIVPDDRKHFYYHGLANYEDEPGWLLDTCRAFQDDFAARFLPLVPHLA is encoded by the coding sequence ATGGCTGATTTGCTTGAAGAATACCGTCGCCAGCGCCGCTTGAAGCTTGAGGGAAACATCTACCACAAGACTCAGGTGGAGTTGGCTTACAACTCGAACCATATCGAAGGATCACGCCTGACCGAGGAGCAGACCCGGCAGATATTCGAGACACGGACCGTCGACGGTCACGCCCGCCTTGCGGACATCCAGGACGCAACGAACCACTTCCGTCTGTTCGATGCCATGCTGGACACGGCGGAGGAACCGCTTTCCCCGGAATTGCTCCTGTCCTTCCAGGAGGTGCTGAAGCAGGGCACCGAGCAAGCGGCCTCCGATCCCATTTTTGCCCCTGGCGTCTTCAAGGCGCTGCCCAACGAGGTGGGCGGCCTTGTGACGACGCTTCCCGAGGAGGTTCCCGGACAGCTGGCGTCGCTCATCGGGCGCTACGAAGGCGGCCCGCGCGCCTTCGAGGATATAGTGGATCTCCATTACCGTTTCGAGCGCATTCATCCGTTCCAGGACGGCAACGGCCGCATCGGTCGCATGGTGCTGTTCAAGGAATGCCTCCGCAACGGTGTGTTGCCGTTCATCGTGCCCGACGATAGGAAGCATTTTTACTATCACGGCCTAGCGAACTACGAAGACGAGCCCGGTTGGCTGCTTGACACCTGCCGCGCCTTCCAAGACGACTTTGCCGCCCGCTTCCTGCCCTTGGTGCCGCATCTGGCCTAG